The genome window GACCGGACTTTCTCAGTATGGATTATTCCCCACACCTATGAAGTTACAGCTATGCACCAGCGAAAAGCGGGTGATTTAGTTAATTTGGAGTACGATATGTTGGCCAAATACGTGGAGAAGTTGTTGTCTAGTAAATAACAGTAAGAATCAGGTCATTATTAGTGTTGAGTTGGCTGCCTCAGGTTGAACACTAGGGATGATAAAGACCGGAATGGTAATTAGATAGAATATGTTGGGCTTGTATAGGGTATGGAACTAAAAATACTCTGATCAGTCCATGCATAGAGGGTTTCTCTTCCGATGAAGCCTATTCAGCGGCATATTCCTTGAGAGCTTCTAGATCGATATGCTCTAAAACGGAGCGATGAGTCGCTTCCAAGTGAACTTTGGGTGCCGAGTTGTTTTCAAAGGCTTCTTTCCATCTCAAAGCGCATAAGCACCAACGATCTCCAGCTTTTAGTCCTGGGAATCTGTATTGTGGAATGGGAGTTGAGAGATCATTACCAACGGATTTTGAAAACTGTAGAAACTCGTCTGTAGCCGTCACACATACAGTATGTCTGCCTGCATCATCTGGTCCGGTCTCACAATATCCCGTTCTGTAAAACCCGGTCATTGGGGAAAAACAGCAAGGTTCTAGTGGTCCCCCAAGGACATTCTTTTCTTTGGGATGAGTGTCTTCGTTGAAAGCTATCATAATTCCTACTTACTTAGTTCTAGCACTTCGCGATGGCGAAAGCAATCTGTAGTATGGTCATTCACCATACCGACTGCCTGCATGAAAGCATAACAGATGGTGGAGCCTACAAAACTGAATCCAGCTTTCTTGAGAGCTTTGCTCATGGCATCGGATTCAGCAGTTTTTGTTGGTACTTGTTCCATCGTTTTCCAACTGTTCTGGATAGGTTCACCGCCAACGAACTGCCAAAGAAAATCACTGAAACTGCCATGTTCTTCCATGATTTTGAGGTAGCCGCACGCATTGAGTCGGGCAGATTTAATTTTGAGGCGATTGCGAATAATACCAGAATCTTGGAGTAGTTGTTCCAATTTTTTATCTGTGTAGCGAGCCATTTTGTAGGGGTCGAATTGATCAAAAGCACGGTAGTAGTTATCGCGTTTTTTAAGAATTGTAATCCAACTAAGTCCGGCTTGAGCTCCGTCCAGCATCAGCTTGGCAAAGAGTGCTTGGTCTTCATAAACTGGCACGCCCCATTCTTCATCATGGTACTTGATGTAGATTTCAGAGGAAGTGCACCAACGGCAGCGTTTTTTCATAGTTGCATCCTACTTAAGTGCTTGAAGATATCCATGGCATATTGAGTGGGAGAAGATGCTGTTAACAAACCGGATACAATAACTACTCGTTGTGCTCCCTTCTCGATCACCTGGGAGATATTTTCTACTTTAATCCCTCCGATGCAGAATACTGGGGCATGAATAAGATCCCTCACTTGAGAAATTTCTTGCAATCCAACAGGATTGTAGGTCGGCTTGGTAGGGGTACTAAATAATGGGCCAAAGCCTATGTAATCAGGCTTTTCTGAAGCGGTTTCGCGAACTTGTAGAAGCGAATGGGTTGATTTCCCAATAATCTTATCAGGGCCTGTGAGCTTGCGTGCAGCATTCACGGCCATGTCGTCCTGTCCTATATGAACGCCGTCCGCCTGTGTTATGGAAACAAGCTCAGGAAAATCATTGATAATAAGCGGTATATGGTGGTCTTGGGTGATGGGTTGAACAAGCTTGGTCCACGCGATGATTTCTTCATGGGAAGATTTCTTTGCTCGAATTTGAATAACACCTACACCACCGGCTATAAGTTGCTCGGTGAGCTTAGGCCAGTCATTGGGTGCACTATATCCGGTGTCCAGGATGGCATAGAGTCTAGCTTTTTGGAGCTGGCTAATTGCGGTAGCGTGATCCATACAAATGGCACTGGACTACTTCTGGTAGTTTTGTTGATCGAGCAGGTGCTGCACAAAGTGGGTGCTGTATTTTCCGCGACGGAAATCAGGATGGCTAAGAATCATCTGTCCTAATGGAATAGAAGTCTTGATGCCTCGGGTAATGACTTCTTGCATGGCCCTCTCCATGCGAGTGATGGCGTCTTTACGGTTTCTGCCGTAGGCAATCAGTTTAGCAACCATAGAGTCGTAATAAGGAGGAATGGAATAGCCTCCATAGACATGGGTATCAATGCGGACGCCTCTGCCGCCAGGTCCATAGAATAGGTCTAGTTTCCCTGGCGAGGGCATGAAATTATTAAATGGATCCTCTGCATTGATTCGGAACTCCATAGCGTGGCGCATGGGAACAAGATTATCATAAACCTCATGAAGATGTTCTCCGGCGGCAATGCGGATTTGTTCCTTAACTAAGTCGACAGAATAAACTTCTTCTGTAATAGGATGCTCGACTTGGATGCGGGTATTCATTTCCATGAAATAGAAATTCCCGTTGTCATCGACGAGGTATTCGATCGTTCCGGCGTTTTGGTAACCAACATGCTCTGCTAGCTTTACAGAGGCCTCACCCATCTTTATACGTAATTCCTCACTGAGCATAGGTGAAGGAGCTTCCTCTATGAGTTTTTGGTTACGTCGCTGGATAGAACAGTCACGCTCGCCAACATGAACGATTCTCCCATGACTGTCACCCATCACTTGAAACTCAATGTGGTGAGGGTTTTCAATGAGTTTTTCGATGTATATAGCAGAGTTTCCAAAAGATTTTTCCGCTTCCATCTGAGCGGCGTGGTAACCTTGCACGAGCGAAATATCATTGTGTGCTGGGCGCATGCCTTTGCCGCCGCCGCCAGCGACAGCTTTGATCATGACGGGATAACCAATCTTTTGAGCAATTTTAAGGGCTTCGTTTTCAGTTTCAACAATGCCATCGGATCCTGGGGTAATGGGCACTCCCGCTTCTAAGGCTGTATCACGGGCTGTGGCCTTGTCACCCATCTTAGTAATACATTCAGGGCTAGGGCCAATAAATTTAATGTTACATGAGGCACAAACTTCTGCGAAATGAGTGCTTTCCGCAAGGAATCCATACCCTGGGTGGATGGCATCTACATCGCCTATCTCAGCAGCGGATATAATGCGGTCTATCTTGAGGTAACTTTCACTACTTGGACCCGGTCCTATACATACGGCTTCATCAGCAAGTTGAACGTGTAGCGAATCTATATCCGCCTCAGAATAGACTGCCATGGTTTTGATGCCGAATTCTCGGCAGGCTCGAATGATGCGCAGGGCAATTTCGCCGCGGTTCGCTATGAGAATCTTATCAAACATCGTGTTGTTAATCTATCTTTCTAGTTACTGGTGCTCCACCACTGCTCCTGACAATGTGCCAGGAAAGGGAGACTGATTATTTAGGCCGGATTTTGAATAAGGGTTTGCCAAATTCAACAGGCTTAGCGTTCTCAGCAATAATTTCAACAATCGTTCCCTTCATTTCGGCCTTGATTTCATTCATAACTTTCATGGCCTCTATAATACAAACGATTGTATTTTCGTTAACTTCTTGTCCAACTTCGACGTAGGCATCGGATTCTGGAGATGGAGAAATATAAAAGGTTCCCACCATCGGAGAGTTGATCGTGGGTAAGCTATCTGAGGTCTCAACAACCGTAGGGCTAGCAGCAGCTGGGGCTGCTGGAGCTGGTAATGGGGCTGGCGTTTGATAGGTAATTTGCGGCGTCACTTGGGATATGGTGCCTGTTGCAGCGCCACTTTCGCGAGCGATACGGATTTTGAAGTCATTTTTCTCTAGCTCGAACTCGCTGAGTTTGTTTTTGTTCATGAGATCGATAACTGATTTGATTTCTTTTAGCTCCATGATTTTCCTCGCTGACTTTTAAATTAATAACTCTGACAACAGGCGTGCAGAGTAAGCCAAAAAGGGGTTAGGTCAATTGGTTTTTGCTTTATCGTTAATGGCATGAATTTGCCCAAATATGACCAAACAAGCCCTTTCCAGGGCTAAATCTTGGTCAATATTGCGGTTTAAAGCAAGTCTTAGGTCCTCTAAAGTTTCGCAAATGGGTGCGGCAGCAGTGTACTCCCCAAGTAATTCTGCGTGCTTCCAAATGCCGCGTATAAGACTGGCAATACTTTGGTCTCGGGCCAGAAGAAAATCGCTTTCGATTTGAGCGATTTGGACATCTTCACTTTCTAGTGGGTCATTTGTTGATGAGGAGGCATAAGCTTGTTTTAATTTCGCTGCGATATCTTCACGTAGTTGCTGCCAGCGTTTGGATAGCTGACTCGCGTAACGGTAAGCTGTATCAGGATGATGACTTTCATTTTGTAGCCAAGAGGTAAGAAAATCTGGAGTCCAAAGCTCTTCCTGTTGTGGGTCATGAGTGTCTATGACAGCAAGATTGAGGCAGCGTGAAATGATCGTCGGTAGTAGAGCAGTGGGACGGTCGGTGAGGAGAAAGATAATAGTGTGGTCAGGGGGCTCTTCTAAGGTTTTAAGAAAAGCGTTTGCTGCTTCAGCAGGAGGGAGGCACATGCGGTCAGCGGCAAAGATGCCCGCAACTTTCACAGGCGCATCATGGGCATGAAGTTGGAGAGCATGTTCTAGCTTGCGGATTTGCTCAACTTTAAGTCGGCGGGACTTTGATTCAGGTTTAATCACGTGCAAATCAGCATGAGAGAAAGGCCTTATGTCTTTTTCTTCCTCTATGAGTAGAGAGGATGCTTTATTTATTTTGAGTAAGCTGTGAGCTAGGTCGTAGAAAAGTGTCTCAAGCTCCTGCATACTTGGCCCTGTCAGTAAATAGGCATGAGCCAGGCGCTCTTCAGCTTGAGCCTTCAGGATACGTTCTTTAATAACGGATGTCTGGAAAGGCACTTTTGATTTCCTTTAGGATAAGATTGAAAATTTCTTGTTTTGAGCCCACTGCTTGGATCATTCTAAATCTATTTCCCTGTTCCTTGAAGAGGTTTAGATAACCCTGCCGGACTTTGCTGAAAAATTCTGAAGGCTCTTGTTCCATACGGTCTTTGGGGCCTGTGCGTTGTTGCGCGCGGGCAAGAGACGTTTGCGTATCTAAGTCCAAATAGAGAGTGAGGTCTGGAATCGTGCTAGATAGCGCAAAATCGTTGATGGTCTCGACTAGCTTTAAGGGTAGGCCACGCGCGTAGCCTTGGTAGACAGTGGTT of Verrucomicrobiota bacterium contains these proteins:
- a CDS encoding DUF2237 domain-containing protein, producing the protein MIAFNEDTHPKEKNVLGGPLEPCCFSPMTGFYRTGYCETGPDDAGRHTVCVTATDEFLQFSKSVGNDLSTPIPQYRFPGLKAGDRWCLCALRWKEAFENNSAPKVHLEATHRSVLEHIDLEALKEYAAE
- a CDS encoding DNA-3-methyladenine glycosylase I — encoded protein: MKKRCRWCTSSEIYIKYHDEEWGVPVYEDQALFAKLMLDGAQAGLSWITILKKRDNYYRAFDQFDPYKMARYTDKKLEQLLQDSGIIRNRLKIKSARLNACGYLKIMEEHGSFSDFLWQFVGGEPIQNSWKTMEQVPTKTAESDAMSKALKKAGFSFVGSTICYAFMQAVGMVNDHTTDCFRHREVLELSK
- the thiE gene encoding thiamine phosphate synthase, which produces MDHATAISQLQKARLYAILDTGYSAPNDWPKLTEQLIAGGVGVIQIRAKKSSHEEIIAWTKLVQPITQDHHIPLIINDFPELVSITQADGVHIGQDDMAVNAARKLTGPDKIIGKSTHSLLQVRETASEKPDYIGFGPLFSTPTKPTYNPVGLQEISQVRDLIHAPVFCIGGIKVENISQVIEKGAQRVVIVSGLLTASSPTQYAMDIFKHLSRMQL
- the accC gene encoding acetyl-CoA carboxylase biotin carboxylase subunit is translated as MFDKILIANRGEIALRIIRACREFGIKTMAVYSEADIDSLHVQLADEAVCIGPGPSSESYLKIDRIISAAEIGDVDAIHPGYGFLAESTHFAEVCASCNIKFIGPSPECITKMGDKATARDTALEAGVPITPGSDGIVETENEALKIAQKIGYPVMIKAVAGGGGKGMRPAHNDISLVQGYHAAQMEAEKSFGNSAIYIEKLIENPHHIEFQVMGDSHGRIVHVGERDCSIQRRNQKLIEEAPSPMLSEELRIKMGEASVKLAEHVGYQNAGTIEYLVDDNGNFYFMEMNTRIQVEHPITEEVYSVDLVKEQIRIAAGEHLHEVYDNLVPMRHAMEFRINAEDPFNNFMPSPGKLDLFYGPGGRGVRIDTHVYGGYSIPPYYDSMVAKLIAYGRNRKDAITRMERAMQEVITRGIKTSIPLGQMILSHPDFRRGKYSTHFVQHLLDQQNYQK
- the accB gene encoding acetyl-CoA carboxylase biotin carboxyl carrier protein; translation: MELKEIKSVIDLMNKNKLSEFELEKNDFKIRIARESGAATGTISQVTPQITYQTPAPLPAPAAPAAASPTVVETSDSLPTINSPMVGTFYISPSPESDAYVEVGQEVNENTIVCIIEAMKVMNEIKAEMKGTIVEIIAENAKPVEFGKPLFKIRPK
- the tmk gene encoding dTMP kinase; the encoded protein is MKLTVPNSGQFISFEGSEGAGKTTQIALLQDWLKAKKLKVITLREPGATKLGEAVRNLLKHDPAGEGMCPESELLLFCASRAQLVREVIQPALASGTWVIADRFHDSTTVYQGYARGLPLKLVETINDFALSSTIPDLTLYLDLDTQTSLARAQQRTGPKDRMEQEPSEFFSKVRQGYLNLFKEQGNRFRMIQAVGSKQEIFNLILKEIKSAFPDIRY